From one Simplicispira suum genomic stretch:
- a CDS encoding DUF305 domain-containing protein, producing MNNQGNHQASYLRFWAMVSASTVIGFGAMYLNTYEIGHVFFSWTRFFMAMIMGGIMTAVMMLFMWKMYPSRGANVGVLVVAAVLFLAGLALVRSQATIGDVAYMRAMIPHHSIAILTSTRAKIQDERVRELARGIIKAQEKEIQEMKGLIADLSK from the coding sequence ATGAATAATCAAGGAAACCACCAAGCAAGCTACTTGCGCTTCTGGGCCATGGTCAGTGCCTCTACGGTCATTGGCTTTGGTGCCATGTATCTGAATACCTACGAAATCGGTCACGTCTTTTTTAGCTGGACAAGATTTTTTATGGCGATGATCATGGGAGGCATCATGACGGCTGTAATGATGTTGTTTATGTGGAAAATGTATCCGAGCCGGGGCGCAAACGTGGGCGTGCTGGTCGTTGCAGCGGTTTTATTTCTTGCCGGGCTCGCATTGGTGCGGAGCCAGGCCACCATAGGGGATGTGGCCTATATGCGCGCCATGATTCCTCACCACTCCATCGCCATCCTTACCAGCACTCGCGCGAAAATTCAGGATGAACGCGTGCGGGAATTGGCGCGCGGAATTATCAAAGCGCAAGAAAAAGAAATTCAGGAAATGAAGGGCCTGATAGCCGATCTTTCCAAATAA
- a CDS encoding c-type cytochrome yields MNFSTSSFKKGLLFVLVAALAGGAALLWMQTQRHSQATSTNATQAVKVPEYSMMARAGLVTFEATCARCHGSNGTGTDKGPPLLHEIYNPGHHPDGAFVSAVRQGVRRHHWNFGDMPSQPQASDREIAEIVRYVRELQLANGIVYREHRM; encoded by the coding sequence ATGAACTTCAGCACTTCGTCATTCAAGAAGGGGCTGCTCTTCGTTCTAGTGGCCGCCCTGGCTGGCGGCGCCGCACTTCTTTGGATGCAGACCCAACGGCATTCACAAGCCACGTCCACCAACGCAACCCAGGCCGTTAAAGTACCTGAATATTCCATGATGGCACGGGCCGGGCTCGTCACGTTTGAGGCGACTTGCGCACGTTGTCATGGCAGCAACGGCACTGGCACGGACAAAGGGCCACCGTTGCTCCACGAAATTTACAACCCGGGCCATCACCCCGATGGAGCGTTTGTCTCCGCGGTTCGCCAAGGCGTCCGCCGCCACCATTGGAACTTTGGCGACATGCCCTCGCAACCTCAAGCAAGCGACCGTGAAATAGCCGAAATCGTGCGCTACGTGCGCGAGTTGCAGCTCGCCAATGGAATTGTGTATCGCGAGCACCGGATGTAG